In Aquimarina spinulae, a single window of DNA contains:
- a CDS encoding arsenosugar biosynthesis-associated peroxidase-like protein: MSKTYYDPADLRKFGKITEWSEELGTKFFDYYGKVFEEGALSAREKSLIALAVSHVVKCPYCIDAYTKDGLQRGITKEEMMEAVHAGAAIESGATLVHGVQMMNKYDKLSM, encoded by the coding sequence ATGTCAAAAACATATTATGACCCTGCCGACTTAAGAAAATTTGGAAAAATCACTGAATGGAGTGAAGAATTAGGTACTAAATTCTTTGATTACTACGGTAAGGTTTTTGAAGAAGGAGCGCTAAGTGCCCGAGAAAAATCATTAATTGCACTTGCTGTTTCTCATGTTGTGAAATGCCCTTATTGTATCGATGCTTATACCAAGGACGGACTACAACGAGGGATTACAAAAGAAGAAATGATGGAAGCAGTACATGCAGGTGCTGCTATAGAAAGTGGTGCCACCTTGGTTCATGGGGTACAGATGATGAATAAATATGATAAGCTTTCTATGTAG
- the arsS gene encoding arsenosugar biosynthesis radical SAM (seleno)protein ArsS (Some members of this family are selenoproteins.), which produces MSEARTKQSLHKRNDQLANANRQLEILNNGIFASGELPRFADKIAEIGHSTLRPNKLEILQINVGYMCNQVCEHCHVDAGPDRKEIMTRETMQQCLDVIKKTGAHTLDLTGGAPEMNPNFRWFVEEASKAGIKDFIVRSNLTIIRANKKYYDLPDFFKKHNVHVVSSMPHWTRGKTDKQRGSGVFDKSIKALQELNDRGYGMPDSGLRLDLVYNPSGAFLPGDQVSMEKDFKKALLEDFNIQFHNLFAITNLPISRFLDYLIASENYEDYMYALVEAYNPAAVANVMCTNTISVSWDGWLYDCDFNQMLDLKVASKVKHISEYNEELLQDRNIIISQHCYGCTAGAGSSCQGTVA; this is translated from the coding sequence ATGTCAGAAGCTAGAACAAAACAATCTTTACATAAGCGAAATGATCAGTTAGCAAATGCTAACAGGCAATTAGAAATCTTGAATAATGGTATTTTTGCTAGTGGTGAACTCCCTAGATTTGCTGATAAAATAGCAGAAATTGGTCATTCTACTTTGCGCCCTAATAAGCTAGAAATTTTACAAATTAATGTAGGATATATGTGCAATCAGGTTTGTGAGCATTGTCATGTAGATGCAGGCCCCGATCGTAAAGAAATTATGACTAGGGAAACCATGCAGCAATGTCTGGATGTCATTAAAAAAACCGGAGCGCATACCTTGGACTTAACAGGAGGAGCCCCAGAAATGAATCCTAACTTTAGATGGTTTGTAGAAGAAGCAAGTAAAGCAGGAATCAAAGATTTTATTGTACGTAGTAATCTTACGATTATTAGAGCAAATAAAAAATATTATGATCTTCCTGATTTTTTCAAAAAACATAATGTACATGTAGTCTCTTCTATGCCCCACTGGACCAGAGGAAAAACAGATAAACAACGTGGTAGTGGTGTTTTTGACAAATCTATAAAAGCACTTCAGGAGCTTAATGACAGAGGGTATGGTATGCCAGATAGTGGCTTAAGGCTAGATTTGGTATACAATCCTTCGGGAGCATTCTTACCGGGAGATCAGGTATCAATGGAGAAAGATTTTAAAAAGGCTTTGTTAGAAGATTTCAATATCCAATTCCATAATCTTTTTGCAATTACCAATTTACCTATTAGTAGGTTTTTGGATTACCTAATTGCTTCAGAAAATTATGAAGATTATATGTACGCTTTGGTAGAAGCATATAATCCGGCTGCTGTAGCAAATGTAATGTGTACTAATACGATCTCTGTAAGTTGGGATGGATGGTTATATGATTGTGATTTTAATCAGATGCTAGATCTTAAAGTAGCCAGTAAAGTAAAACATATAAGTGAGTATAACGAAGAATTACTTCAGGACAGAAATATTATCATTTCGCAACATTGTTATGGATGTACAGCCGGAGCAGGAAGTAGTTGCCAGGGAACAGTGGCCTAA
- a CDS encoding rhodanese-like domain-containing protein, whose amino-acid sequence MRIFILSISFFFSIIASAQNSLDELLRLYNNESIPYISVSTLKTIQDTVLVLDARERKEYQISHLKEAIHVGYNNFKIDSITTQPIPKNSHIVVYCSIGIRSEDISEQLKKAGYTNVYNLYGGIFEWKNRGLPILNAKEELTNEVHTYSEEWSKWLFKGKKIYSN is encoded by the coding sequence ATGAGGATTTTTATACTTTCAATATCATTCTTTTTTTCTATTATAGCTAGTGCTCAGAATTCGTTAGATGAATTACTACGTCTATACAATAACGAAAGTATTCCTTATATTTCGGTTTCAACATTAAAAACTATTCAGGATACAGTATTAGTACTGGATGCAAGAGAGAGAAAAGAATATCAGATCAGTCATTTAAAAGAGGCAATTCATGTTGGGTATAATAATTTCAAAATAGATTCTATTACAACACAACCGATTCCAAAAAACTCACATATAGTCGTCTATTGCAGTATTGGCATTCGATCAGAAGATATCTCAGAACAGCTTAAAAAAGCTGGATATACTAATGTTTATAATCTGTATGGAGGTATTTTTGAATGGAAAAATAGAGGCTTGCCTATTCTAAACGCTAAAGAAGAATTAACAAATGAAGTCCATACCTATTCTGAAGAATGGAGTAAATGGCTATTTAAAGGAAAAAAAATCTATTCAAATTGA
- a CDS encoding TIGR04282 family arsenosugar biosynthesis glycosyltransferase, translating into MKEKNLLLIFTRNPELGKCKTRLAATIGDQAALDIYKFLLQHTVDITKNLDVHKEVHYSVKIRDNDSWSPNIYTKKQQIGDDLGQRMEYAFEAGFANGYQNIIIIGSDLYDVTQKDIENAFLALASHEYVIGPAEDGGYYLFGMKSLNSQVFKNKTWGTQTVLKDTLKNIQNENLKLLEERNDIDYYEDIKDIAVFQKFLS; encoded by the coding sequence TTGAAAGAAAAAAACCTACTTCTAATCTTTACCCGAAATCCAGAATTGGGTAAATGTAAGACCCGGCTGGCAGCGACTATTGGGGATCAGGCAGCTTTGGATATCTATAAATTTCTGCTACAACATACAGTTGATATTACTAAAAATCTAGACGTTCATAAAGAAGTTCATTATTCTGTAAAAATAAGAGATAATGACTCTTGGAGTCCTAATATTTATACCAAAAAACAGCAGATTGGAGATGATTTGGGACAGCGAATGGAGTATGCTTTTGAAGCAGGTTTTGCTAATGGATATCAAAATATTATCATTATCGGAAGTGATCTGTATGATGTAACCCAAAAAGATATTGAAAATGCATTTCTGGCTTTGGCATCTCATGAGTATGTAATTGGCCCCGCAGAAGATGGAGGATACTATTTATTTGGAATGAAATCCTTAAATTCACAAGTTTTTAAAAACAAAACCTGGGGAACACAAACTGTTCTTAAGGATACATTAAAAAATATTCAAAACGAAAACCTAAAATTATTAGAAGAACGCAATGATATTGATTATTATGAAGATATTAAAGACATTGCCGTTTTTCAAAAATTTCTAAGCTAA
- a CDS encoding purine-nucleoside phosphorylase, protein MIKYIEETTEFLQKKGFENPEIGIILGTGLGQLINEIEVIKEVSYNHIPNFPTATVEFHKGKLIYGKLEGKNVIVMQGRFHLYEGYSLQDVTYPVRIMHKLGIKTLLVSNASGAVNLDFKKGELMLIDDHINLQGGSPLAFKGVEQLGSRFTDMSAPYNADINAKLESIARENNINLHKGVYASVVGPQLETRAEYRYLKIIGADAVGMSTVPEVIVANHLDLSVAAVSVLTDECDPDNLKPINIDEIIAMAGKAEPEMILLFKELIKSL, encoded by the coding sequence ATGATCAAATACATCGAAGAAACCACAGAATTCCTTCAGAAAAAAGGCTTTGAAAATCCTGAAATAGGAATCATACTAGGAACAGGATTAGGACAATTAATTAATGAAATAGAGGTCATTAAAGAAGTAAGTTATAATCATATTCCTAATTTCCCGACAGCTACTGTAGAATTTCATAAAGGAAAATTAATTTATGGAAAACTGGAAGGTAAAAATGTAATCGTTATGCAAGGGCGTTTTCATCTTTATGAAGGATATTCGCTTCAGGATGTGACCTATCCGGTACGTATCATGCATAAACTGGGAATCAAAACCTTATTAGTTTCTAATGCTTCTGGAGCTGTTAATCTCGATTTTAAAAAAGGAGAATTAATGCTTATCGATGATCATATTAACTTACAAGGAGGTTCGCCTTTGGCTTTTAAAGGTGTAGAACAATTAGGAAGTCGTTTTACAGATATGAGTGCTCCTTATAATGCAGATATAAATGCAAAACTCGAATCTATTGCCAGAGAAAATAACATCAATCTTCATAAAGGAGTATATGCCTCTGTAGTGGGACCTCAACTCGAGACTCGTGCAGAGTATCGTTATCTTAAAATCATCGGTGCAGATGCAGTAGGAATGAGTACGGTTCCCGAAGTGATTGTTGCTAATCATCTGGATCTGTCTGTAGCCGCTGTTTCTGTTCTTACCGACGAATGCGATCCCGATAATTTAAAACCGATAAATATCGATGAAATTATTGCAATGGCAGGAAAAGCAGAGCCAGAAATGATACTATTATTTAAAGAATTAATAAAGTCATTGTAA
- the arsM gene encoding arsenosugar biosynthesis arsenite methyltransferase ArsM, giving the protein MSYLNTTHDVYKEAALTPDIGLCCTTNPIWELPGLKIPKIMQEMNYGCGSTVNARDLTNSPKVLYVGVGGGMELLQFSYFSRQKSGVIGIDVVNEMLDASRKNFEEAEAQNDWFKSEFVDLRYGDALNLPVEDNSIDVAAQNCLFNIFKADDLRKAIEEMYRVLKPHGRLVMSDPTCEQPMNDTLRNDERLRALCLSGSLPIAEYVKALTDVGFGTIEIRARKPYRILDPKHYDTDELIYIESIEVAAIKDPMPKDGPCVFTGKAAIYYGDEDYFDDKKGHVLLKNQPIAICDKTASAIADLNRDDIFISESTYHYDGGGCC; this is encoded by the coding sequence ATGAGCTACTTAAATACCACTCACGATGTGTATAAAGAAGCAGCATTAACTCCAGATATAGGTTTATGCTGTACTACCAACCCTATCTGGGAACTACCTGGACTTAAGATTCCTAAAATTATGCAGGAAATGAATTATGGCTGTGGTAGTACGGTAAATGCACGTGACTTAACTAATTCTCCCAAAGTCCTATATGTTGGCGTTGGGGGCGGAATGGAATTATTACAATTCTCATATTTTTCTCGTCAGAAAAGTGGTGTTATAGGAATAGATGTTGTGAATGAAATGTTGGACGCTTCTCGTAAGAATTTTGAAGAAGCTGAAGCTCAAAATGACTGGTTTAAAAGTGAATTCGTTGATCTAAGGTATGGAGATGCTCTTAATCTTCCTGTAGAAGATAACAGTATTGATGTTGCTGCACAAAATTGTTTGTTTAATATTTTTAAAGCCGATGATCTTCGAAAAGCAATCGAAGAAATGTATCGTGTATTAAAACCACATGGAAGATTGGTTATGAGTGATCCAACTTGTGAACAACCAATGAATGATACACTACGTAACGACGAGCGATTAAGAGCTTTATGCTTAAGCGGAAGTTTACCTATTGCAGAATATGTAAAAGCACTAACCGATGTAGGTTTTGGTACTATCGAAATCAGAGCTCGTAAGCCTTACAGAATTTTGGATCCAAAACATTATGATACCGATGAATTGATCTACATTGAGTCTATAGAAGTAGCAGCAATCAAAGATCCAATGCCAAAAGATGGTCCTTGTGTATTTACAGGAAAAGCAGCTATATACTATGGAGACGAAGATTATTTTGATGATAAAAAAGGACACGTATTACTAAAAAATCAACCCATAGCAATATGTGATAAAACTGCTAGTGCCATAGCTGATTTAAACAGAGATGATATATTTATTAGCGAGTCTACCTACCATTATGATGGAGGTGGGTGCTGTTAA
- a CDS encoding inorganic phosphate transporter: MILILLFIAACFLAYSNGANDNFKGVATLFGSGTTNYKKAINWATITTFSGSVAAIFLAEELVKNFSGKGLVPNELIQMPIFAISIALGAAFTVFIATKIGMPISTTHSLVGALFGAGVMAIGTEFNFAKLGKTFLVPLIVSPLMAAVLSLLLYIIFRHVRKKLNITKNSGIYIDKKQEAEAIPVSAHHMNTVATETKITTSIHHTKVETYNGKLLGINSQKILDSLHYLSAGIVSFARGLNDTPKIVGLLLIINALDIKWGMIAVAITMALGGLINAKKVGVIMSKKITPMNSGQGFTANMITGLLVTTASIHGLPVSTTHVSVGSIFGIGTVTKKANPKMISKILLSWVLTLPIAAIASGLLFKLLQSIL; encoded by the coding sequence ATGATATTGATTCTTCTTTTTATTGCTGCTTGTTTTTTGGCGTATAGTAATGGTGCAAATGATAATTTTAAAGGCGTTGCTACACTCTTCGGAAGTGGAACTACGAATTACAAAAAAGCAATAAATTGGGCCACAATAACAACATTCTCAGGTTCTGTGGCTGCTATCTTTTTAGCAGAAGAATTGGTAAAAAACTTTTCTGGAAAAGGATTGGTACCTAATGAATTAATCCAGATGCCAATTTTTGCAATCTCTATTGCTCTTGGAGCTGCTTTTACCGTATTTATTGCTACAAAAATAGGAATGCCTATATCAACAACTCATAGCCTTGTAGGTGCTCTTTTTGGCGCCGGAGTAATGGCCATTGGTACCGAGTTTAATTTTGCAAAACTCGGGAAAACGTTTTTAGTTCCTCTTATAGTAAGTCCATTAATGGCAGCCGTATTAAGTTTATTATTGTATATCATTTTTAGACATGTCAGGAAAAAATTAAATATTACAAAAAACAGTGGTATCTATATTGATAAAAAACAAGAAGCAGAAGCGATACCAGTGTCTGCACATCATATGAACACAGTTGCTACAGAGACCAAGATCACAACTTCTATTCACCACACTAAAGTAGAGACCTATAATGGAAAACTATTAGGTATTAATTCACAGAAAATATTAGACAGTTTACATTACCTAAGTGCCGGGATTGTTAGTTTTGCACGAGGACTTAACGATACTCCTAAAATTGTAGGCTTACTGTTAATCATTAATGCTTTGGATATTAAGTGGGGGATGATTGCTGTTGCTATAACAATGGCATTAGGAGGGCTCATAAATGCCAAAAAAGTTGGTGTCATTATGAGTAAAAAAATCACTCCTATGAATTCTGGCCAAGGGTTTACCGCTAACATGATCACTGGTCTATTAGTAACCACAGCAAGTATTCATGGCTTACCCGTTTCTACAACACATGTATCTGTCGGTTCTATATTTGGAATTGGTACCGTAACCAAAAAAGCAAATCCTAAGATGATTTCTAAAATATTATTATCCTGGGTGCTCACACTTCCGATAGCGGCTATTGCTAGCGGATTATTATTTAAGTTACTTCAAAGTATACTATAG
- a CDS encoding pyridoxal phosphate-dependent aminotransferase — protein MDRRQWLKSTSLGGSFALFGGIGITNALTLDQINTFNPRSLSKHIRLSSNENPYGPSEKVRKAIIAAFDHSCRYPYAYADELAAILAQKEGVTKDHIIICGGSTEGLKITGLTFAANGGEIIAGKPTFLAMMTYAKQWGAAVNWVPVGDDKGYDMAEIEKRISSKTKLVFLCNPNNPTSTILPSKKLIDFCDAISNKTILFSDEAYYDYIEDPNYPSMVELVKQEKNVIVSRTFSKVYGMAGLRIGYLIAKPALAEKLRRNMVAYSNVPAIAAAKEALNDKEFYNFSLQKTREAKEMIYKTLDTFRLPYVKSHTNFIFFKSGKDIRTLHKQMLEKGVLIGRPFPPFFDWCRISTGTIEEVTLFTQALASLYE, from the coding sequence ATGGATAGAAGACAATGGTTAAAATCTACTTCGTTGGGAGGCAGTTTTGCATTATTTGGAGGTATCGGGATCACTAATGCATTAACATTAGACCAAATCAATACATTCAATCCCAGATCACTATCAAAACATATACGATTAAGTTCTAATGAGAATCCTTATGGCCCTTCAGAAAAGGTAAGAAAAGCTATCATAGCTGCTTTTGATCATAGCTGTAGATATCCATATGCATATGCCGATGAATTAGCTGCAATTTTAGCTCAAAAAGAAGGAGTAACCAAAGATCATATTATCATCTGTGGTGGTTCTACAGAAGGTTTAAAAATCACGGGACTTACTTTTGCCGCAAATGGAGGAGAAATTATTGCGGGGAAGCCTACTTTTCTAGCGATGATGACGTATGCTAAGCAATGGGGAGCAGCCGTAAACTGGGTACCGGTGGGTGATGATAAAGGGTACGATATGGCCGAGATCGAAAAACGAATTTCTTCAAAAACAAAACTAGTTTTTCTCTGCAACCCCAACAATCCAACTTCTACTATTCTTCCTTCAAAAAAGCTAATAGATTTTTGTGATGCTATTAGTAATAAGACTATTTTATTTAGTGATGAAGCTTATTATGACTATATCGAAGATCCTAATTATCCTTCGATGGTCGAACTCGTAAAACAAGAAAAAAATGTCATCGTATCCAGAACATTTTCAAAAGTATATGGTATGGCAGGGCTTCGTATTGGTTATCTTATTGCAAAACCAGCTTTAGCAGAAAAACTTAGAAGAAATATGGTGGCTTATAGTAATGTTCCTGCTATTGCCGCAGCTAAAGAAGCATTGAATGACAAGGAATTTTATAACTTTAGTCTACAAAAAACCCGGGAAGCAAAAGAAATGATTTATAAAACTCTGGATACTTTTAGATTACCTTATGTAAAATCGCATACCAACTTCATCTTCTTTAAATCTGGAAAAGATATACGCACATTACATAAACAAATGTTAGAAAAAGGAGTCTTAATTGGTAGACCGTTTCCTCCTTTCTTTGATTGGTGTAGAATAAGTACAGGAACTATCGAAGAGGTTACTCTTTTCACCCAGGCGTTAGCCAGTCTTTATGAGTAA
- a CDS encoding DUF547 domain-containing protein yields the protein MKNLFFIVLICVFVACGGSKKAIQNTTPDEHTTTKKKENPPTVTVPVEEKAPDTTIEKVEPEEEVEEVLPQQKETMTPKEDPKTGIIEAFNHQSWNDLLQKHVSATGTVRYIGFKQDYLVLKSYLEALRKNIPAENWSKSDVLAYWINVYNAFTVKLILDNYPIKSIKDIKEPWDLRFFKLGNKWYTLNDVEHRILRKMGDPRIHFGINCASISCPPLLNKAFTAQNVDHELEKLTIDFINDTKRNTITPSSVQLSKIFTWFAKDFKTEGSLIHFLNKYSRITINSNAKKSFKKYNWNLNE from the coding sequence ATGAAGAACCTATTTTTTATCGTACTAATTTGTGTATTTGTTGCCTGCGGCGGAAGTAAAAAAGCTATTCAGAATACTACTCCCGATGAGCATACTACAACTAAAAAAAAGGAAAATCCTCCTACAGTTACTGTTCCAGTAGAAGAAAAAGCACCAGATACAACGATTGAAAAAGTAGAACCCGAAGAAGAAGTTGAAGAAGTTTTACCGCAACAAAAAGAAACAATGACACCAAAAGAAGATCCAAAAACTGGTATCATTGAAGCATTTAATCATCAATCGTGGAATGATTTACTCCAGAAACATGTTTCTGCTACTGGCACTGTACGTTATATCGGTTTTAAACAAGATTACCTTGTATTAAAATCATATCTAGAAGCATTACGTAAAAATATCCCAGCAGAAAACTGGAGCAAATCTGATGTCTTAGCATATTGGATAAATGTATATAATGCATTTACTGTAAAATTAATCCTAGACAATTATCCTATAAAAAGCATCAAAGACATTAAGGAACCCTGGGATTTGCGTTTTTTTAAGCTAGGAAACAAATGGTATACTCTTAATGATGTAGAGCATAGAATTTTACGAAAAATGGGAGATCCCAGAATTCATTTTGGTATCAATTGTGCCTCTATTTCTTGCCCTCCATTATTAAACAAAGCATTCACAGCTCAAAATGTGGATCATGAGTTAGAAAAATTAACTATTGACTTTATCAATGATACTAAACGAAATACAATAACTCCTAGCAGTGTTCAACTCTCTAAAATATTTACCTGGTTTGCAAAAGATTTTAAAACCGAGGGTTCTTTAATTCATTTTTTAAATAAATACTCTAGAATTACTATTAATTCTAATGCAAAAAAGAGCTTCAAAAAATACAATTGGAACTTAAATGAATAG
- a CDS encoding DUF547 domain-containing protein, whose translation MKAPKIILVLFAILSLNQIQSQNSFDHILWDQALLLNVSDDGLVDYNGFMRDSSQLYRYFKQLSDNPPQESWTREEKLAYWINAYNAYTIKLVIDSYPLKSIKDLEDPWGKKFFKIDGVWYSLGELEHKILRKFGDPRIHFAINCASISCPVVWNRAYTADNLNTALDSQTEKFINDPTRNTITKDKVIVSKIFSWYKRDFKVNGGDVKDFINRYAAIKIEKQSKKGYKEYNWGLNEQSKDYPSAVVLD comes from the coding sequence ATGAAAGCTCCCAAAATTATATTAGTGTTATTTGCCATATTATCTTTAAATCAGATTCAATCACAAAACAGTTTTGATCACATCCTTTGGGATCAAGCATTACTCCTAAATGTATCTGATGACGGACTAGTGGATTATAATGGATTTATGAGAGATAGCTCTCAATTATACAGATATTTTAAACAACTTTCTGATAACCCGCCTCAAGAAAGTTGGACAAGAGAAGAGAAATTAGCGTATTGGATTAATGCTTACAATGCTTATACTATAAAACTTGTTATAGATAGCTACCCATTAAAAAGTATCAAAGACCTTGAAGATCCCTGGGGTAAAAAATTCTTCAAAATTGATGGAGTATGGTATAGTTTGGGTGAGTTAGAACACAAGATTTTAAGAAAATTTGGGGATCCAAGAATTCACTTTGCTATTAATTGTGCATCGATTTCTTGCCCCGTGGTATGGAACAGAGCTTATACTGCAGACAACCTTAATACTGCTTTGGATAGCCAAACTGAAAAATTTATTAACGACCCTACCCGAAATACAATTACAAAAGACAAAGTCATAGTTTCGAAAATATTTAGCTGGTATAAAAGAGATTTTAAAGTAAATGGTGGTGATGTTAAGGATTTTATTAACAGATACGCTGCGATAAAAATTGAAAAACAATCAAAAAAAGGGTATAAAGAATACAACTGGGGATTAAATGAACAGTCAAAAGATTATCCTTCGGCAGTTGTACTGGATTAG
- a CDS encoding TIGR04283 family arsenosugar biosynthesis glycosyltransferase — protein sequence MKISIIIPILNEAKTINRLISHLIRSCDTKENIKEIIIVDGGSVDDSRDIVNTIIKNESILIKLLTSKKGRAKQLNTGGNAAKGNILYFLHADSFPPQGFDTDIIAEVKKGNNAGCFRMKFDSNHWWLRFLGWLTQFKSKRCRGGDQSQFITSTLFRQIGGYDESFIVYEDNDLVDRLFAIKQFVIIPKYVITSARRYEEIGVWRLQYHFLNIHMRRWMGASSEDLYRYYKEKVVNL from the coding sequence TTGAAAATATCTATTATTATTCCCATTTTAAACGAGGCAAAAACAATTAATCGTTTGATTTCTCACTTAATTAGATCTTGTGATACTAAAGAAAATATAAAAGAAATTATTATTGTAGATGGTGGTAGTGTTGATGATTCTCGAGATATTGTGAATACCATAATAAAGAACGAATCAATTTTGATTAAGCTTCTTACATCAAAAAAAGGTCGTGCTAAACAATTAAATACGGGAGGTAATGCTGCAAAAGGTAATATTCTGTACTTTCTTCATGCAGATTCTTTTCCTCCGCAAGGTTTTGATACTGATATCATAGCAGAAGTTAAAAAAGGAAATAATGCAGGTTGTTTTAGGATGAAATTTGATTCTAATCATTGGTGGTTGCGTTTTCTTGGGTGGTTAACACAATTTAAAAGTAAGCGATGTCGAGGTGGTGATCAGAGTCAATTTATAACCTCAACTCTATTTCGGCAAATCGGCGGTTATGATGAATCTTTTATCGTTTATGAAGATAATGACCTTGTCGACCGACTGTTTGCCATCAAACAGTTTGTAATCATCCCCAAATACGTGATTACTTCTGCCAGACGTTATGAAGAGATTGGTGTCTGGCGTTTGCAATATCACTTTTTAAATATTCATATGCGAAGATGGATGGGAGCCTCATCAGAAGATCTATATCGTTACTATAAAGAAAAAGTTGTTAATCTATAA
- a CDS encoding alpha/beta fold hydrolase, with the protein MRIIKITLGIAVLAMITLTMYSFTKSLETGNTDTKSIRTSTLYKTVEVDGVDIFYREAGSKNKPTIVLLHGYPTSSHMFRNLIVDLADDYHILAPDYPGYGRSEQPLLSEFDYTFDNMATIIESFLATQEVKKFSIYLMDYGAPVGFRIASKYPNRIESLIIQNGNAYNEGIREFWDPLKTYWNDPSIKNGKALEGFHKIEGLKWQYTHGVREINKISPDNWEIDLQHLTRKENNEIQLAMFYDYRTNIPLYPKWQKYLRDYQPPTLIVWGKNDHIFPAEGAYPYKRDLKNIEFHLLDTGHFALEEKGDEIAGYILNFLKKNNIK; encoded by the coding sequence ATGAGAATAATAAAAATCACATTAGGAATTGCAGTACTTGCAATGATTACGTTAACCATGTATTCGTTTACTAAGAGCTTAGAAACTGGAAATACGGATACAAAATCAATACGTACATCAACACTATATAAAACTGTTGAAGTAGATGGAGTAGATATATTTTACAGAGAAGCAGGATCAAAAAATAAACCTACCATTGTATTGTTGCATGGATATCCCACATCATCCCATATGTTTAGAAATCTAATTGTAGATCTTGCAGATGATTATCATATTTTGGCACCAGATTATCCAGGATACGGAAGGTCTGAACAACCATTACTATCAGAATTTGACTATACTTTTGATAATATGGCTACCATTATTGAAAGCTTTTTGGCCACACAGGAAGTAAAGAAGTTTAGTATATACCTTATGGATTATGGAGCTCCTGTAGGGTTTAGAATTGCTTCTAAATATCCTAATCGTATAGAGTCATTAATTATCCAAAACGGTAATGCATACAATGAAGGTATAAGAGAGTTTTGGGATCCTCTTAAAACATACTGGAATGACCCATCGATTAAAAATGGTAAAGCTTTAGAAGGTTTTCATAAGATAGAAGGGCTGAAATGGCAATACACTCATGGTGTTCGGGAAATTAATAAGATTAGTCCTGACAATTGGGAAATTGATTTGCAGCATTTAACACGAAAAGAGAATAATGAGATTCAACTAGCTATGTTTTATGATTACCGTACCAATATTCCATTGTACCCCAAATGGCAAAAATACTTACGAGATTACCAACCACCCACATTAATTGTTTGGGGTAAAAATGATCATATTTTTCCGGCAGAAGGTGCATATCCCTATAAAAGAGATTTAAAAAATATAGAATTTCATTTATTAGATACAGGACATTTTGCACTAGAAGAAAAAGGAGATGAAATAGCAGGTTATATTCTTAATTTTTTAAAGAAAAATAACATTAAATAG
- a CDS encoding nuclear transport factor 2 family protein — MEQKFPLPPFSEETAKQKVQMAEDAWNTKDPEKVSMAYTIDSEWRNRDQFLKGRDEIVTFLSQKWEKELTYTLKKEYWAHADNRIAVRFEYEYENKTGDWYRAYGNEMWEFDANGLMKKRYASINDIAITEGERKYI; from the coding sequence ATGGAACAAAAATTTCCGTTACCTCCGTTTTCAGAAGAAACGGCAAAACAAAAAGTACAAATGGCAGAAGATGCCTGGAATACAAAAGACCCAGAAAAAGTTAGCATGGCCTATACTATAGATAGTGAGTGGAGAAACAGGGATCAATTTCTGAAAGGAAGAGATGAAATCGTTACGTTTCTTTCTCAAAAATGGGAAAAAGAACTTACCTATACATTAAAGAAAGAGTATTGGGCACATGCAGATAATCGCATTGCGGTAAGATTCGAATATGAGTATGAGAATAAAACGGGAGATTGGTATAGAGCATACGGAAATGAAATGTGGGAGTTTGATGCAAATGGTTTAATGAAAAAAAGATATGCAAGTATTAATGATATTGCCATAACCGAAGGAGAGAGAAAGTATATTTAG